The following proteins are encoded in a genomic region of Serinus canaria isolate serCan28SL12 chromosome 13, serCan2020, whole genome shotgun sequence:
- the HNRNPA0 gene encoding heterogeneous nuclear ribonucleoprotein A0, which produces MENSQLCKLFIGGLNVQTTEAGLREHFAAYGTLTDCVVVLNPQTKRSRCFGFVTYSAVEEADAAMAASPHAVDGNAVELKRAVSREDSAKPGAHAKVKKLFVGGLKGDVGEGDLVQHFSQFGPVEKAEIIADKQSGKKRGFGFVYFQNHDAADKAAVVKFHPIQGHRVEVKKAVPKEDIQAGGGGGGSSRPSRGGRGGRGRGGGGSGNRDHNGLSKGGGGYNSYGGYGGGGGGGYGSYGSGSYGGGGGGGGGDYGNGYGGFGSYSQHQSSYGPMKSGGGGGGGGGNWGGRSNSGPYRGGYGGGGYGGGSF; this is translated from the coding sequence ATGGAGAACTCGCAGCTGTGCAAGCTGTTCATCGGCGGGCTGAACGTGCAGACCACGGAGGCTGGGCTGCGGGAGCACTTCGCGGCCTACGGCACCCTCACCGACTGCGTGGTCGTGCTGAACCCGCAGACCAAGCGCTCCCGATGCTTCGGCTTCGTCACCTACTCGGCGGTGGAGGAGGCGGACGCCGCCATGGCCGCGTCCCCCCACGCGGTGGACGGGAACGCGGTGGAGCTGAAGCGGGCCGTGTCCCGGGAGGACTCGGCCAAGCCCGGCGCTCACGCCAAGGTGAAGAAGCTCTTCGTGGGCGGCCTCAAAGGGGACGTGGGCGAAGGGGACCTGGTGCAGCACTTCAGCCAGTTCGGCCCCGTGGAGAAGGCCGAGATCATCGCCGACAAACAGAGCGGGAAAAAGCGCGGCTTCGGCTTCGTCTACTTCCAGAACCACGACGCCGCCGATAAGGCGGCCGTGGTCAAGTTCCACCCGATCCAGGGCCACCGAGTGGAGGTCAAGAAGGCCGTGCCCAAGGAGGACATCCAGGCGggcgggggaggcggcggcTCTTCCAGGCCCTCCCggggaggcaggggaggaaggggtcggggcggcggcggctccggcaACCGGGATCACAACGGGCTTTCCAAAGGAGGCGGCGGCTACAACAGCTACGGCGGCTACGGCgggggaggaggcggcgggTACGGCTCCTATGGCAGCGGTTCCTAcggaggcggcggcggagggGGAGGCGGAGACTACGGCAACGGGTACGGCGGGTTCGGCAGCTACAGCCAGCACCAGTCCTCCTACGGCCCCATGAAGAGCGGcggaggaggtggaggagggggCGGCAACTGGGGGGGCCGCAGTAACAGTGGACCGTACAGAGGAGGCTATGGTGGGGGAGGCTACGGGGGCGGCTCTTTCTGA